One Streptomyces sp. CG4 genomic window, GGCCCGTGGGACGTACGGGCAACGTACGGACCGGCCGGCACGGAGCGGTGCCGGACCTTTGAATCGTGAACTGGTGAATCGGTGAATCGGTGAGGTGAAGCGCTGATGAGCACCACCCGGCCTTGCTCGCCGGGCGACCGCGGCCCGGAGCCGAGCGGCGCTTCCGGGGCGTCCGAGGGGGGTGCGCCGACGGCCGGCGTGCCCACGGGGGCAGCCGCGCCGTCCGTGCCGTCCGGGACCGCCGACGGCACCCAGGACATCGGCGGACCGCAGGTCCGCAGACTCCGCCTGCAGGGGGAGAGCGGGGTCGTCCCGCTCGCCCGCGACTTCACGCGCCAGGCGCTGTACGCATGGGGCTGGCTGCCCGCGGCCGGTGCCGACCAGCGGGCCGCCGCCGAGGATGTGCTGCTCGTCGTCTCCGAACTCGTCACCAACGCCTGCCTGCACGCCGAAGGCCCCGACGAAATGCTCCTGGCCTGCGACAACAAGGTGATCCGGGTGGAGGTCTCGGACCGCGGCGCCGGTCAGCCGGCCCCCCGCACCCCGCACCGCGCCGGTCGCCCCGGCGGTCACGGCATGTTCATCGTGCAGCGGCTCTGC contains:
- a CDS encoding ATP-binding protein, which translates into the protein MSTTRPCSPGDRGPEPSGASGASEGGAPTAGVPTGAAAPSVPSGTADGTQDIGGPQVRRLRLQGESGVVPLARDFTRQALYAWGWLPAAGADQRAAAEDVLLVVSELVTNACLHAEGPDEMLLACDNKVIRVEVSDRGAGQPAPRTPHRAGRPGGHGMFIVQRLCLDWGVVRPTGRPGKTVWAELGAPG